One segment of Clavelina lepadiformis chromosome 2, kaClaLepa1.1, whole genome shotgun sequence DNA contains the following:
- the LOC143445009 gene encoding uncharacterized protein LOC143445009, with product MKLKIETFAIILLAVKEAAAITTVSADPPYNPLATGFNNLIVTAQFPIPTSFTDACSWYYGGELDSGSGAQFYNAVFGGCDPPAPGTYDSITCTEQTIDGTNHTITTLTITQPLVAGDITFEVRCTTATTPGLITRTVQDCPSSLSYGVVITSSSQTYQASGMFSCPTGDLFYSNGTDLPSGDTKCLANAEWNGQKNLQCASATAKISTDPPYNPLATGFNNLMVTAQFPTPTDFGDACAWFYGGELDSGSGAQFYSGLFGGCVVPSPGTYDSITCTEQTIDGTSHIITTLTITQPLVAGNINIEVECNTATNTPGPITRTVQDCPSSLSYGVMITSSSRTYQASGMFSCPTGDLFYSNGTAPSSSNTICLANAQWLAQNNLQCTGASPGTKISTDPPNNPLATGFNNLIVTAQFPTPTSNTDQCAWYYGGELDSGSGASFYSGVFGGCDPPAPGTFDSITCTEQTIDGTNHIITTLTITQPLVAGDISIEVRCAIAVIIPGSVTRLVQDCPSSLPYVVVITSSSRTYQASGMFSCPTGDLFYSNGTALTSGDTVCLANAEWSGQDYLQCWSASDPLMTGNLIVPEGDTASLACNYDETVFPEVTSLIFYFDEIGYIVSKNKIILFCNISKPLVLPQERIFRLLQQVNVNIVYVTSAF from the exons atGAAGTTAAAGATTGAAACGTTTGCAATTATACTACTGGCTGTGAAag AAGCGGCAGCAATCACAACAGTCAGCGCTGATCCTCCGTACAATCCATTGGCAACTGGTTTCAACAATCTCATTGTAACCGCTCAGTTTCCAATACCAACTAGTTTTACTGATGCATGTTCTTGGTATTATGGAGGAGAGCTGGACAGTGGAAGTGGTGCTCAGTTTTACAATGCGGTATTTGGTGGATGTGACCCACCAGCTCCAGGCACATATGACAGCATCACTTGCACTGAACAAACAATTGATGGAACAAATCACACAATAACAACATTGACAATCACTCAACCACTTGTTGCTGGAGATATAACTTTTGAAGTGAGATGTACGACTGCAACCACACCAGGTCTTATCACTAGAACAGTGCAAG ATTGTCCATCATCTCTTTCCTATGGTGTTGTGATTACGTCATCATCTCAAACATATCAAGCCAGTGGAATGTTCAGTTGCCCGACAGGAGATTTGTTTTACTCGAATGGAACTGACCTGCCATCTGGTGATACAAAATGCTTGGCAAATGCAGAATGGAATggtcaaaaaaatttacaat GTGCATCAGCCACTGCTAAAATCAGCACTGATCCTCCATACAATCCATTGGCAACTGGTTTCAACAATCTCATGGTAACTGCTCAGTTTCCAACACCAACTGATTTTGGTGATGCATGTGCTTGGTTCTATGGAGGAGAGCTGGACAGTGGAAGTGGTGCTCAGTTTTACTCAGGACTATTCGGTGGATGTGTTGTTCCATCACCAGGCACATATGACAGCATCACTTGCACTGAACAAACAATTGATGGCACAAGTCACATAATAACAACATTGACAATCACTCAACCACTTGTTGCTGGGAATATAAATATTGAAGTGGAATGCAATACTGCTACGAACACACCAGGTCCTATCACTAGGACAGTGCaag ATTGTCCATCATCTCTTTCCTATGGTGTTATGATTACGTCATCATCTCGAACATACCAAGCCAGTGGAATGTTCAGTTGCCCGACAGGAGATTTATTTTACTCGAATGGAACAGCACCTTCATCTAGCAATACGATTTGCTTGGCAAATGCACAATGGTTGGCTCAAAATAATCTGCAGTGTACAG GTGCATCGCCTGGAACTAAAATCAGCACTGATCCTCCAAACAATCCATTGGCAACTGGTTTCAACAATCTCATTGTAACTGCTCAGTTTCCAACACCAACATCAAATACTGATCAATGCGCTTGGTATTATGGAGGAGAGCTGGACAGTGGAAGTGGTGCTTCGTTTTACTCAGGAGTATTTGGTGGATGTGACCCTCCAGCTCCAGGCACATTTGACAGCATTACTTGCACTGAACAAACAATTGATGGAACAAATCACATAATAACAACATTGACAATCACTCAACCACTTGTTGCTGGGGATATAAGTATTGAAGTGAGATGCGCTATAGCAGTGATCATACCAGGCTCAGTAACTAGGCTGGTGCAAG ATTGCCCTTCATCACTTCCTTATGTTGTTGTGATTACGTCATCATCTCGAACATACCAAGCCAGTGGAATGTTCAGTTGCCCAACAGGAGATTTGTTTTACTCGAATGGAACTGCACTGACATCTGGTGACACAGTATGTCTAGCCAATGCAGAATGGAGTGGTCAGGACTACTTGCAATGTTGGTCAG CTTCCGACCCGTTAATGACTGGAAACCTGATCGTTCCTGAAGGAGATACCGCAAGTCTGGCATGCAATTATGATGAAACCGTTTTTCCTGAAGTAACATccttaatattttattttgatgagaTTGGATATATTGTATCAAAG aataaaattattcttttttgtaATATATCAAAACCCTTGGTTTTACCACAAGAAAGAATCTTTCGTTTACTACAACAAGTTAATGTTAACATAGTTTATGTAACGTCTGCATTTTGA
- the LOC143446909 gene encoding uncharacterized protein LOC143446909: MFHVKLEKEDNMKTISCQVVTSYTHIYNDTGRSRVEHVNVQYAPYGMENISCSWTIDKTGICDISFFSNPEMKFVFLSLNDEAVSNDGKDIVFSNGYEHHYLYTRNQVTSSDEGTYKLTLSHLLPPYNYSIEFDVIVVNIDQLPTPDKTGAIVGGTVAAVALICITVVLALYITTRQPTKNGKSTSRISHVTSPEMLNEAYVEFDNTTHSNAKNQGTNKAYEDIEKLKEGNDGYLKVNVDQWQASVSDKNN; the protein is encoded by the exons atgtttcacgtgaAACTGGAAAAGGAAGACAACATGAAAACCATATCATGTCAAGTGGTGACGTCATATACGCACATTTACAATGACACCGGACGATCCAGGGTAGAGCATGTTAACGTACAAT atGCTCCTTATGGAATGgaaaacatttcttgtagttGGACAATTgataaaactggaatttgtgatatttcatttttttcaaatcccgaaatgaaatttgtttttttgtctttaaatG ATGAAGCGGTCTCTAATGATGGAAAAGATATTGTTTTCAGCAACGGCTATGAACACCACTATTTGTATACAAGGAATCAG GTGACATCAAGTGATGAGGGAACTTACAAGCTTACTTTGAGCCATCTCCTTCCGCCATACAACTACTCAATAGAGTTTGACGTCATTGTTGTTAACATCGATCAACTTCCAACTCCAGACAAGACAGGAGCAATTGTTGGTGGAACCGTTGCCGCTGTTGCTCTCATCTGCATTACAGTTGTGCTCGCACTTTATATTACAACAAGGCAACCAACAAAAAACGGAAAAA GTACATCCAGGATCTCACATGTCACATCACCCGAAATGT taAACGAGGCGTACGTTGAGTTTGACAACACAACACATAGCAATGCAAAG AATCAAGGAACAAATAAAGCTTATGAAGACATAGAGAAGCTAAAGGAAG GCAACGATGGTTACTTGAAGGTCAATGTTGATCAATGGCAAGCTTCAGTAAgcgataaaaataattaa
- the LOC143445010 gene encoding uncharacterized protein LOC143445010: protein MILLIHVLGSMEESWTVEVVLGTYDSITCTQQTIDGTSHIITTLTVTQPLVAGNLNIESFVETGIVRGQTVAIMNISDCNSSLPYDVIVDATSKIFSSPGKFTCSNGGELFYSNGAMLTSSDTTCLASAEWSGEDTLQCWTAPNVSLASSLSDGNKLTVLEGDGFHLTCNYNDVIPAGNTSRFYIGGKSYNTTQGEQLILSSLQRSDNNKVISCQAVTPYTDVYPGSSGRSLEYIVDVLYAATQDDKIPTCNWNLNETEICSVVFFSNPNSLFISLSKNGSSVAGDVLMTIESTGDQGQQTFTFTRTQVTNSDNGRYELTVKSSSSSLFSNSVLLFHIEVVDNTDGNGEPPGTPGLSTGAIAGIIAGVVVLILCAAGYGVYRWSATQKKICDYLKYGSQSNEMYPTVSGNRVLTDQPGYIDVDGNYSIQINSDNQRNYEVVGPAEEILSNTKFFHEEFSSELLSSIQIRKVNSYVA from the exons ATGATTCTACTGATTCATGTGCTTGGTTCTATGGAGGAGAGCTGGACAGTGGAAGTGGTGCTCG GCACATATGACAGCATCACTTGCACTCAACAAACAATTGATGGAACAAGTCACATAATAACAACATTGACAGTCACTCAACCACTTGTTGCTGGGAATTTGAATATTGAA AGTTTTGTAGAAACTGGCATAGTACGAGGTCAAACAGTAGCCATAATGAATATATCAG ATTGTAACTCCTCACTTCCATATGATGTTATTGTGGATGCAACTTCTAAGATATTCAGCTCACCAGGAAAGTTTACTTGTTCTAACGGAGGAGAATTGTTTTACTCAAATGGTGCAATGCTGACATCTAGTGACACTACTTGTCTGGCTTCAGCAGAATGGAGTGGTGAAGATACTCTGCAATGTTGGACAG cTCCTAATGTATCCCTTGCAAGCAGTTTAAGTGATGGCAATAAACTGACTGTGCTTGAAGGAGATGGTTTCCATCTGACTTGTAATTACAATGATGTCATTCCTGCTGGAAATACTTCTCGATTCTATATTGGAGGAAAGAGCTACAATACGACACAG GGGGAACAACTCATATTGTCTTCATTACAAAGAAgtgacaacaacaaagtaatcTCATGTCAGGCTGTTACTCCTTATACTGATGTTTATCCTGGTTCAAGTGGAAGATCGTTGGAATATATTGTGGATGTACTAT ACGCTGCAACACAGGATGATAAAATTCCAACTTGTAATTGGAATTTGAATGAAACTGAAATCTGCTCTGTTGTGTTTTTCTCGAATCCAAACTCACTGTTCATATCATTGAGCAAAAATG GATCATCGGTGGCAGGTGATGTTTTAATGACTATAGAATCAACTGGTGACCAAGGCCAACAAACTTTCACATTCACTCGAACACAA GTAACAAATTCAGACAATGGAAGATACGAGCTCACCGTGAAATCTTCCAGCAGCAGTTTATTCTCGAATAGTGTTTTACTCTTTCACATTGAAGTTGTGGACAATACAGATGGCAATGGGGAACCACCTGGCACTCCTGGTCTCTCCACTGGTGCAATTGCTGGGATTATTGCTGGTGTTGTGGTGCTCATTTTATGTGCAGCCGGTTATGGTGTTTATAGATGGAGTGCAACTCAgaagaaaa TTTGTGACTATCTTAAAT ATGGAAGTCAGTCTAATGAAATGTATCCTACTGTCAGTGGCAACCGCGTATTGACAG aTCAACCTGGTTACATTGATGTTGATGGAAATTATTCAATCCaa ATTAACTCAGATAACCAAAGGAATTATGAAGTAGTTGGTCCAGCTGAAG AAATATTAAGTAACACGAAATTTTTCCATGAAGAATTTTCAAGTGAACTATTGTCATCTATTCAAATCAGGAAAGTAAACAGTTACGTTGCATAG
- the LOC143445011 gene encoding uncharacterized protein LOC143445011, producing the protein MEFILSDKGKRKLALDGFLYVRDKTTNGVTYWRCEDYLKCKSRLSTAEDDSLKRAPSEHSHPPNPARVIVARAQASMRDRAINSDERTSNIIQRETQDISLATAGALPKATSLKRMIQRKRVCPEGIGLMDELRVTPRGEAFVIEEDDENEFYMLAL; encoded by the exons ATGGAATTCATTTTAAGTGATAAAGGCAAACGAAAGTTGGCCTTGGACGGTTTCTTGTACGTTCgtgacaaaacaacaaatggcgTAACTTACTGGAGATGTGAGGACTACCTCAAATGCAAAAGCCGTCTATCCACAGCCGAGGACGACAGCCTCAAGAGAGCACCATCTGAACACAGTCATCCACCAAACCCTGCACGTGTTATAGTTGCAAGAGCACAAGCCAGCATGCGAGATCGAGCAATCAATTCAGATGAACGTACCTCAAACATTATTCAGAGGGAAACGCAGGATATATCCTTAGCCACCGCTGGTGCTCTCCCTAAAGCAACATCATTAAAGCGGATGATACAGCGAAAGCGCGTATGTCCAGAAGGAATCGGCTTGATGGATGAACTCCGCGTGACACCGAGGGGAGAAGCCTTCGTTATCGAGGAAGACGATGAGAACGAATTCTATATGCTTGC gctatag